GCCAACACCATCAGTGGACATCGCAACCAACATTTGGCCACTTCTGCAAGTAATAATCGGCGGCACTATTGCGAGCATCGGAGGATGGACTGTTGCCGTCGTCAATCAAAGAATGACCCGAAAACATGAACAGCTTATAGTTGAACGTGAAAAGTTGGAAAATTTGGTCAGCGCAATTTTTGACCTTGAACTGTGGTTAAAGAAAGAAGAGAACTGTTACTTGTTTAGCCACCCGGAGAATTTGGAACCATCTCCCGCTGCGAGGATCACAACAATCGCGGTTCTATATTTCCCAGATATGGAGCCAGCCGCCGCTCAGCTCATGGTAGCAACAGACAATCACCGAAGCTTATTAATGGACATCCGTCTGGACATGAATACAAAAAATCTACAAAAAGCAACGCCTGACCATGTAGCTATATTAGCGAAGGAGAACACTATTGCGACGGTGAATGCAGCCCGACAAAAACTCCTCATACACGCGAAGACCAAGATGAAGGAATTGTTATCTACATAAAGACAATCGGGATCAGAGAACAATTACGCTTAACTCCCTAGGCAATCTGCTCCACCAGCGCCGCCAGCGAACCGGCGGGGCGCACCTCGGGCGTCACGTTGTAACCCAGGAGCTTGCTGATCTGGCTGGTGGAGAACATGCCGATCACGCGTTGGGATTGCGTGGCCTTGTCGGTCTCCACCACCAGCGCGTGCTGGCGATTCTGGGCGTTCAGGGTCTCGACGATGTCGCCCACCCGCGCGTCGCGCACGGCCAGCGCATCGAGCGCGCAGATATCCGGTTGCGGCGTCATTACCGCCGCCACCGTGATAGCAGCGCGCGGCACCTGCATCTGCCGGGTGATCTGGATCGGCCGCTCGCCCATGATGTCCTTCGCGGTAATGAGACCGATGATCTGATCGGCATTATTCATCACGAACAGCAAGCGCACGCCGGCGGTTTTCATTTTCTTGAGGGCCACGTCAATGGGGAGCTCGGGGTGCGTGGTGATTGGGTGCACCGTCTTGAAGCTGGTCATCACTGCCGCCGCGGGACTGTCGAGCTTCACCATCTCCGGCGGCGCGGTCGGGTGCCCCAGGGTCGACTGCGGCTTGAGCGAAATGCACTTGATGGTTTCGTATGAGTAGGGCATGGAGAACCTCCTTAGTGTGGTTCGTGTTCCCTTGCCGCCAATATTACGCCTTGCGCCCGCCAAGCCAAGCCGCCCGGTAGAATTCGCCTCGATTCACGGGTAGACTGCGCCCCCTGCCTTGATACGGCGCCTTGGCGCCACCCCAGTTCCCATGCAAACCGCGCGTGATATTTTTTCCTACCGCAAGTACTGGGCCAAGCGCTTCGGTCCGGCGCCGTTCCTGCCCATGTCGCGCGCGGAGATGGACGAACTCGGCTGGGATTCCTGCGACATTATATTGGTGACCGGCGACGCCTACGTGGACCTGCCGAGCTTCGGCATGGCCATCGTTGGGCGCGTGTTGGAGGCGCAGGGCTTTCGCGTCGGGATCATTGCCCAGCCGGACTGGAAGAGCGCCGAGGCCTTCAAGGCCCTGGGCCGGCCTAATCTTTATTTCGGCATCAGCGCCGGCAACATGGATTCCATGGTCAACCGCTACACCGCCGACCGCAAGATCCGCTCGGACGACGCCTACACCCCGGGCGCGGAGGGCGGCAAGCGCCCGGATCGCTCGGTGATCGTGTACGCCCAGCGGGCGCGCGAGGCCTATGGCGATGTACCTATTATTGTCGGCGGCATCGAGGCCAGCCTGCGGCGCATCGCGCATTACGATTACTGGTCCGACAAGGTACGCCGCTCGATCCTGCTGGATGCCAAGGCCGACCTGCTGGTGTACGGCAATGCCGAGCGCCAGGTGGTCGAGATCGCGCATCGGCTCGCGGCCAAGGAGCCGATTGCCAGCATCACCGATATTCGTGGCACCGCCTTCGTGCGCAACGGCCTGCCGGAAGGCTGGAGCGAGCTGGATTCCACGCATCTGGATACGCCTGGGGCGTTGAATCCGCCGGTGAATCCTTATGCGACTGAGGAAGAAATGCGCGGCGCGCCCCCTCCCCCTAGCCCCCTCCCGCGAGGGGAGGGGGGATCAAGTGGTTCACGAGGGGAGAGGGATTCGACTATTAATGTCGTGCAATTACACAAGCGCGCGCCGAAACTCGACCGCGAAAAAACCGTGGTCCGGCTGCCGGCGTTCGAAGCCGTGGCCAACGATCATATTTTGTATGCCCACGCCTCGCGCGTGATGCATCTAGAAACCAACCCCGGCAACGCGCGCGCCCTGGTGCAGCGCCACGGCGACCGCGACGTGTGGCTCAACCCGCCGCCGCTGCCGCTCACGACCAAGGAAATGGACGGCATCTACGAGCTGCCATACCGGCGTCAGCCGCACCCGGCCTACGGCAAGGAAAAAATCCCGGCCTACGAGATGATCCGGTTTTCCATCGCCATCCAACGCGGCTGTTTCGGCGGCTGCACCTTCTGTTCCATCACCGAGCACGAAGGGCGCATCATCCAGAACCGCTCGGAGGAGTCGATCATCCGCGAGATCGAGACCATCCGCGACAGCGTGCCGGGCTTCACCGGCGTGATCTCCGACCTCGGCGGGCCGACGGCCAACATGTACCGGCTGCACTGCAAGAGCAAGGAGATCGAATCCGCCTGCCGCAAGCCCTCGTGCGTGTATCCCGACATCTGCCAGAACCTGATTACCGATCATGCGCCGCTGGTGCATCTGTACAAGCGGGCGCGCGAGCTGCCGGGCATCAAGAAGGTGCTGATCGGCTCCGGCGTGCGCTACGACCTCGCGGTTCAGTCGCCGGCGTATGTGAAAGAACTGGTGCAGCACCACGTCGGCGGCTATCTCAAGATCGCGCCAGAGCATTCCCGCGAGGGCCCGCTCACCAAGATGATGAAGCCGGGGATGGGGGCGTACTACAAGTTCAAGGAGCTGTTCGACAAGTATTCGCGGGAGGCGGGCAAGGAACAGTACCTGATTCCCTATTTCATCGCGGCGCATCCGGGCACCACCGACGAGGACATGCTGGAGCTGGCCCTGTGGCTGAAACAGAACGGTTTCCGCGCCGACCAGGTGCAGGCCTTCCTGCCAAGCCCGATGGCGACCGCGACCGCGATGTACCACTCCGGCAAGAACCCGCTGCGCAAGGTGACGGCGAAGAGCGAGGGCGTGTACATCCCCAAGGGCCTGAAGCAGCGCCGCCTGCACAAGGCCTTCCTGCGCTACCACGACGCCAACAACTGGCCGATGCTGCGCGAGGCACTCCGGCGCATGGGCCGGTCCGACCTCATCGGCTCCGGCAAGCACCAGCTCATCCCGACCTACCAGCCGGCCGGGACTGGCCAGGTGCATGAGGGACACCGCGGCGGCAAACGTTTCGCCACGCAGCACACCGGCCTGCCGAATTTCACCCCGAAGAAATCCGGCCAGCGCTCGCGTCATGGTCAGCGGCCGGGCAAGACGCTGCATCCCGGCAGCCCGACCGGCGCGGGGAAAAGGCGGTAATCCCACGCCGTCATTCCCGCTCCCCGCCTACTGCATGCGGGGACAAGCTTCGCGGGAATGACGACAGGAGTGGGCGCGTACCATGCGCCATCCTGTCGGTTGACGCGCACAGCCTGTCGGACATTCATTCCCGGGACGTACATTTCATTACGTGCTCATGTTACGATGCACGTCCAACATGACCCGCTATTCCCGCAGGTTGAACCTCGAGAGATGATCCTGCACATCGACATGGATGCGTTCTACGCCTCCATCGAAGAGCGGGATCGTCCGGGCCTTCGCGACAAGCCGATGGTCGTCGGCGGCAACCCCGACAAGCGCGGGGTGGTGGCGGCGGCGAATTACACCGCGCGGCGTTATGGCATCCACAGCGCCATGCCGACGGCACAGGCCAAGCGCCTTTGTCCCAAGCTGATCGTTCTCCCGCCGCGCCATTCCTATTACGCCCAAGTTTCGCAGCAGATCCGCGATATTTTTCACCGCTACACGCCGCTCGTCGAACCGCTGTCGCTCGACGAGGCGTTTCTGGATGTAAAACACAGCCATCTGCTGTTCGGCGACGCTACCGAAATCGGCCGGCGCATCAAGCGCGAGATCCGCGATGAACTGAAACTCACCGCGTCGGTAGGCATTGCGCAAAACAAATTTCTGGCCAAGGTGGCCAGCGAGGCCGGGAAGCCGGACGGTTTTCTCGAGGTCAATCCCGCAGGCGTGCAGGCCTTTCTCGACAGGCTCCCGGTGACGAAGCTGTGGGGCGTGGGCAAGGTCGGCGCACGCAGCTTGCAGAAACACGGCATCCACACCGTCGGCGAATTGCGCGCCAGCACGCCGGCGCTGCTGGAGGAGTTGTTCGGGAGCTGGGGTGAGACGCTGTGGGAACTGGCGCACGGGCGGGATTCGCGCCCGGTGATTCCGGACCACAAGGCCAAGTCCCTGTCGCACGAAACCACCTTCGCCGAGGACATCACCGATGCCGAGGCGCTGCGCGGCTGGCTGCTGGACCTGACGCGCCAGGTGGCCGCGCGTTTGCGCTGCAATCATCTGCGCGGGCGCGTCGTCATCGTGAAAATCCGCTTCGCCGATTTCCGCACCATCACGCGCTCGCGCACCTTGCCGCAGTCCACGGACGTGACGCAGGAACTGTGGGACACCGGACTGGCCTTGCTGCTGCCAAACCTTCCGCTGCGGCATCGCGGCGTGCGCCTGATCGGTTTCAGCGTGAGCGGGTTCGA
The DNA window shown above is from Sulfuricaulis limicola and carries:
- the dinB gene encoding DNA polymerase IV — translated: MILHIDMDAFYASIEERDRPGLRDKPMVVGGNPDKRGVVAAANYTARRYGIHSAMPTAQAKRLCPKLIVLPPRHSYYAQVSQQIRDIFHRYTPLVEPLSLDEAFLDVKHSHLLFGDATEIGRRIKREIRDELKLTASVGIAQNKFLAKVASEAGKPDGFLEVNPAGVQAFLDRLPVTKLWGVGKVGARSLQKHGIHTVGELRASTPALLEELFGSWGETLWELAHGRDSRPVIPDHKAKSLSHETTFAEDITDAEALRGWLLDLTRQVAARLRCNHLRGRVVIVKIRFADFRTITRSRTLPQSTDVTQELWDTGLALLLPNLPLRHRGVRLIGFSVSGFEGDESRQADLFSEPARAKNVRLDTVSDWIQARFGAAALTRAAELAHTAE
- a CDS encoding CBS domain-containing protein; its protein translation is MPYSYETIKCISLKPQSTLGHPTAPPEMVKLDSPAAAVMTSFKTVHPITTHPELPIDVALKKMKTAGVRLLFVMNNADQIIGLITAKDIMGERPIQITRQMQVPRAAITVAAVMTPQPDICALDALAVRDARVGDIVETLNAQNRQHALVVETDKATQSQRVIGMFSTSQISKLLGYNVTPEVRPAGSLAALVEQIA
- a CDS encoding YgiQ family radical SAM protein, whose amino-acid sequence is MQTARDIFSYRKYWAKRFGPAPFLPMSRAEMDELGWDSCDIILVTGDAYVDLPSFGMAIVGRVLEAQGFRVGIIAQPDWKSAEAFKALGRPNLYFGISAGNMDSMVNRYTADRKIRSDDAYTPGAEGGKRPDRSVIVYAQRAREAYGDVPIIVGGIEASLRRIAHYDYWSDKVRRSILLDAKADLLVYGNAERQVVEIAHRLAAKEPIASITDIRGTAFVRNGLPEGWSELDSTHLDTPGALNPPVNPYATEEEMRGAPPPPSPLPRGEGGSSGSRGERDSTINVVQLHKRAPKLDREKTVVRLPAFEAVANDHILYAHASRVMHLETNPGNARALVQRHGDRDVWLNPPPLPLTTKEMDGIYELPYRRQPHPAYGKEKIPAYEMIRFSIAIQRGCFGGCTFCSITEHEGRIIQNRSEESIIREIETIRDSVPGFTGVISDLGGPTANMYRLHCKSKEIESACRKPSCVYPDICQNLITDHAPLVHLYKRARELPGIKKVLIGSGVRYDLAVQSPAYVKELVQHHVGGYLKIAPEHSREGPLTKMMKPGMGAYYKFKELFDKYSREAGKEQYLIPYFIAAHPGTTDEDMLELALWLKQNGFRADQVQAFLPSPMATATAMYHSGKNPLRKVTAKSEGVYIPKGLKQRRLHKAFLRYHDANNWPMLREALRRMGRSDLIGSGKHQLIPTYQPAGTGQVHEGHRGGKRFATQHTGLPNFTPKKSGQRSRHGQRPGKTLHPGSPTGAGKRR